In Electrophorus electricus isolate fEleEle1 chromosome 12, fEleEle1.pri, whole genome shotgun sequence, a single window of DNA contains:
- the klhdc4 gene encoding kelch domain-containing protein 4, producing MGKKGKKEKKIKGAEKTAAKMEKKVSKRSKKDEEDLETLIAEFQSLDAKKTQVVETACPPPPPRLHASLCAHPDKDELILFGGEYFNGKKTYLYNELFFYNVKKNTWVKSDIPNPPPRRCAHQAVVVPHGGGQLWVFGGEFASPDGEQFYHYKDLWVLHLNTHTWEQIKAPGAPSGRSGHRMVLSKKQLLVFGGFHESARDYIYYNDIHAFNLDTFTWSKLTPSGTGPCPRSACQMTPTPDGSGLIIYGGYSKAKAKKDVDKGTIHSDMFLLKRDGKDEQEKWSWVRVNPSGVKPPPRTGFSLAVGPAGRALLFGGVCDEEDEETLEGDFFNDLYLYDIQKNRWFPGQLKGGRSERKRRRREKKDREWVGQAEATPPASNEEAQHPVEIVKEIITEDGTVMTIKQAIPTAQTAAEQSDGEEEEEDEEEEEGGEEGATAVLSVEPCPRSSAMATVKLGKLYLYGGMFEVGDRQFTLSDLYCLDLHKMEQWVVLVQMDPKTQEWLEESESEDEGQDEEAKGGEEDDDEEETSEEESDEEEEAEHPPVKPGETLSDYQKRTEAYWQGLAHANMGPNAKDKKTQKVGLAMAKVFFEDQA from the exons ATGgggaaaaaggggaaaaaagaaaagaagataaAAGGGGCGGAGAAGACAGCCGCCAAAATGGAGAAAAAGGTCTCAAAGAGATCGAAAAAAGATGAG GAGGACCTTGAGACGTTAATCGCAGAATTTCAGTCACTGGACGCGAAAAAAACGCAAGTCGTGGAGACAGCGTGCCCGCCTCCGCCACCCAG GCTCCACGCGTCTCTGTGCGCGCATCCTGACAAGGACGAGCTGATTTTGTTCGGCGGGGAGTACTTCAACGGGAAAAAG actTACCTGTACAACGAACTCTTCTTCTACAACGTAAAGAAAAACACGTGGGTAAAGTCAGACATCCCCAATCCTCCACCACGACGCTGTGCTCATCAG gcagTAGTGGTGCCTCATGGAGGGGGCCAGTTATGGGTGTTTGGGGGAGAGTTTGCTTCTCCAGATGGGGAGCAGTTCTATCATTACAAAGACCTGTGGGTGCTtcacttgaacacacacacctgggaaCAGATCAA AGCCCCTGGCGCCCCCTCTGGCAGAAGTGGTCATCGCATGGTCCTGAGTAAAAAACAGCTGCTTGTGTTTGGGGGATTCCATGAGAGTGCCAG GGATTATATTTACTACAATGATATTCATGCGTTTAACTTGGACACCTTCACCTGGTCCAAACTGACCCCATCTGGAACTGGCCCCTGCCCTCGTTCTGCGTGCCAGATGACCCCAACCCCGGACGGCAGTGGGCTCATCATCTATGGCGGCTACTCCAAAGCC AAAGCAAAGAAGGATGTGGATAAAGGGACCATCCATTCAGACATGTTCCTTCTAAAGAGAGACGGCAAAGATGAGCAAG AGAAGTGGTCCTGGGTGAGGGTGAACCCCTCCGGGGTGAAGCCACCCCCTCGTACAGGGTTCTCCCTGGCAGTGGGGCCAGCAGGTCGGGCCCTGCTCTTCGGCGGAGTCTGCgacgaggaagatgaggagACTCTGGAGGGAGACTTCTTCAATGACCTTTACCTTTACGACATCCAAAAGAACCGCTGGTTTCCTGGCCAGCTCAAG GGGGGAAGGTCTGAGAGAAAAAGACGgcgcagagagaaaaaagacagggAGTGGGTGGGGCAGGCAGAGGCCACGCCCCCAGCGAGTAATGAGGAGGCACAGCATCCAGTGGAGATTGTCAAGGAGATCATCACCGAGGATGGGACGGTCATGACCATAAAACAAGCGATCCCAACGGCCCAGACAGCAGCCGAGCAGAGTGATggtgaggaggaagaagaagatgaggaggaagaagagggaggTGAGGAAGGAGCTACTGCAGTTCTTTCCGTGGAGCCGTGCCCGAGGTCAAGCGCCATGGCAACAGTAAAACTTGGGAAGCTATATTTGTATGGAGGCATGTTTGAGGTGGGAGACCGGCAGTTCACCCTCAGTGACCTCTACTGCCTTGACCTGCACAAGATGGAGCAGTGGGTGGTGCTGGTGCAGATGGACCCCA AAACTCAAGAGTGGTTAGAAGAATCTGAGTCAGAAGACGAAGGTCAGGATGAGGAGGCTAAAGGtggtgaggaagatgatgatgaagaagagacttcagaggaagagagcgaTGAAGAGGAAG aAGCAGAGCATCCCCCCGTAAAGCCTGGAGAGACTCTGTCTGACTACCAGAAGAGGACAGAGGCATACTGGCAGGGCCTGGCTCACGCCAACATGGGGCCCAATGCCAAAGACAAGAAGACCCAGAAAGTGGGACTTGCCATGGCCAAGGTGTTCTTTGAAGATCAggcatag